One genomic segment of Aliarcobacter cibarius includes these proteins:
- a CDS encoding cation diffusion facilitator family transporter: protein MSPQKKATVVSSTVAAILTIIKLAVGLFSGSVAVLASAIDSILDMFVSIFNYFAISKSEKPADKTFNYGKGKIEALASVIEGTIISMSGLFLLYQAFSKYKNGEVSSYLEISIYVMISSLVITIGLVLYLNYIAKKTHSMVIKADALHYKTDVFSSIAVLLSLLLVSLTGYELFDVIIGSLIALYIIYSAYNLIHSGIMVLLDRALDEEMVINIISIFMSHKDVHSFHHLKTREAANKIFVEAHLVFSDTSISLVKAHKISDLIEDEIEKLNDKKEWHITIHLDPYDDSKVQNE from the coding sequence ATGTCTCCTCAAAAAAAAGCAACCGTTGTATCTTCTACCGTTGCAGCAATTCTTACTATTATAAAATTAGCAGTAGGGCTATTTAGTGGCTCTGTTGCTGTTTTAGCCTCTGCCATTGATTCAATTTTAGATATGTTTGTATCAATTTTCAACTATTTTGCTATTTCAAAATCAGAGAAACCAGCTGATAAAACTTTTAACTATGGTAAAGGAAAGATTGAAGCTTTAGCATCTGTAATTGAAGGAACAATTATTTCAATGTCAGGGCTTTTTTTATTATATCAAGCATTTTCAAAATATAAAAATGGAGAAGTATCAAGCTACCTAGAAATTTCAATTTATGTAATGATATCTTCTTTAGTAATTACAATTGGACTTGTTTTATACTTAAACTACATAGCTAAAAAAACTCATAGCATGGTAATAAAAGCTGATGCTCTTCATTACAAAACAGATGTTTTCAGTAGTATTGCAGTTTTATTGTCACTTTTATTAGTGTCTTTAACAGGATATGAACTTTTCGATGTAATAATTGGTAGTTTAATAGCCTTATATATCATCTATTCAGCTTATAATTTAATTCATAGTGGAATCATGGTATTACTTGATAGAGCGTTGGATGAAGAAATGGTAATAAATATTATTTCAATATTTATGAGTCATAAAGATGTTCATAGTTTTCATCATCTAAAAACTAGAGAAGCTGCAAATAAGATTTTTGTAGAAGCTCATTTAGTTTTTTCGGATACATCAATATCTTTAGTAAAAGCACATAAAATTAGTGATTTAATTGAAGATGAAATAGAAAAATTAAATGACAAAAAAGAGTGGCATATTACAATACATTTAGATCCTTATGACGATTCAAAAGTTCAAAATGAATAA